GCTGCGAGCGTGGCGATTGGCTTTGCCGTGGTGCTGTGGTCGCAGCAGCCGGATTACCGTCCACTGTACGGCAGCCTTGCCGGCCTTGACGCCAAGCAGGTCATGGAAACCCTGGCCGCCGCTGACATCCCTTACAACGTAGAACCCAATTCCGGGGCCTTGCTGGTCAAGGCCGACGACCTGTCCCGTGCGCGGATGAAACTCGCCGCCGCTGGTGTCACTCCCAGCGACGGCAATATCGGTTTCGAAATTCTCGACAAAGAACAGGGTCTGGGCACCAGCCAGTTCATGGAAGCGACCCGTTATCGTCGCGGCCTCGAAGGCGAACTGGCGCGGACCATCTCCAGCCTGAACAACGTCAAGGGTGCCCGCGTGCACCTGGCCATTCCGAAGAGTTCGGTGTTCGTCCGTGACGAGCGCAAGCCGAGCGCTTCGGTACTGGTCGAGCTGTACAGCGGGCGTTCGCTGGAGCCGGGTCAAGTGGTAGCGATCATCAACCTGGTCGCGACGTCCGTACCCGAGTTGAGCAAATCGCAGATCACCGTCGTCGATCAGAAGGGCAATCTGCTCTCCGATCAGGCGGAGAACTCGGAAATGACCATGGCCGGCAAGCAGTTCGATTACAGCCGTCGCATGGAAAGCATGCTCACCCAGCGCGTGCACAACATTCTGCAACCGGTACTGGGCAATGATCGCTACAAGGCTGAAGTCTCCGCCGACGTCGATTTCAGTGCCGTCGAATCGACAGCCGAGCAGTTCAACCCGGACCAACCGGCGTTGCGCAGTGAGCAGTCGGTCAACGAACAACGCACCGCCAGCAATGGCCCGCAAGGTGTGCCGGGTGCCCTGAGCAACCAGCCACCGTCGCCAGCCTCGGCGCCGCAGACCACCGGTGGCACCGCCGCACCGGCCGGCATGATCCAGCCGGGTCAGCCACTGGTTGACGCCAACGGTCAGCAGATCATGGACCCGGCCACCGGCCAGCCGATGCTCGCGCCGTACCCGGCCGACAAGCGTCTACAATCGACGAAGAACTTCGAGCTCGACCGTTCGATCAGCCACACCAAACAGCAGCAGGGCCGTCTCAATCGCCTGTCGGTGTCGGTGGTGGTCGATGATCAAGTCAAGATCAACCCGGCCAACGGTGAAACCAGCCGCGCGCCGTGGAGCGCCGACGAATTGGCGCGCTTCACCCGTCTGGTGCAGGACGCCGTCGGTTTCGACGCCAGCCGTGGTGACAGCGTCAGCGTGATCAACATGCCGTTCTCCGCCGAGCGCGGTGAAGTGATTGCCGATATTCCGTTCTACTCCCAGCCATGGTTCTGGGACATCGTCAAACAAGTGCTGGGTGTGCTGTTCATCCTCGTGCTGGTGTTTGGTGTGCTGCGTCCGGTGCTCAACAACATCACCGGCGGTGGCAAAGGCAAGGAGCTGGCCGGTCTGGGCAGCGACGTGGAACTCGGTGGCATGGGCGGCCTGGACGGCGACCTGGCCAACGACCGCGTGAGCCTCGGTGGTCCGCAGAGCATTCTGTTGCCGAGCCCGAGCGAGGGTTATGACGCGCAGCTGAATGCAATCAAGAGTCTGGTAGCTGAAGACCCGGGTCGCGTGGCTCAGGTCGTAAAAGAGTGGATTAACGCAGATGAGTGATAACCGAGCCGCCGCCGTCAAACTGACCAAGGTCGACAAAGCCGCGATTCTGCTGCTGTCCCTGGGTTCGACCGATGCTGCGCAAGTGCTGCGCCACATGGGCCCCAAAGAGGTTCAGCGCGTCGGCGTGGCCATGGCGCAGATGGGCAACGTCCATCGCGAACAGGTCGAGCAGGTGATGAGCGAGTTCGTCGACATCGTCGGCGATCAGACCAGCCTCGGCGTCGGTTCCGACGACTACGTGCGCAAGATGCTCACTCAGGCCCTGGGCGAAGACAAGGCCAACGGCCTGATCGACCGCATCCTGCTCGGTGGCAACACCAGCGGCCTCGACAGCCTGAAATGGATGGAACCGCGCGCCGTCGCCGACGTCATCCGTTACGAACACCCGCAGATCCAGGCAATCGTGGTTGCGTACCTCGACCCGGATCAGGCCGGTGAAGTGCTCGGCAACTTCGACCACAAGGTGCGTCTGGACATCATCCTGCGCGTTTCGTCGTTGAACACCGTGCAGCCGGCAGCCTTGAAAGAACTCAACCAGATTCTCGAGAAACAGTTCTCCGGCAACTCGAACGCCTCGCGCACCACCTTGGGTGGCATCAAGCGTGCGGCCGACATCATGAACTTCCTCGACAGTTCGATCGAAGGCCAGCTCATGGACTCGATCCGCGAAGTCGACGAAGACCTGTCCGGTCAGATCGAAGACCTGATGTTCGTCTTCAACAACCTCGCCGACGTCGACGACCGCGGCATTCAGGCGCTGTTGCGCGAAGTCTCTTCCGATGTGCTGGTGCTGGCCCTCAAGGGCTCGGACGAAGGCGTCAAGGAAAAGATCTTCAAGAACATGTCCAAGCGTGCTGCCGAACTGTTGCGCGACGACCTCGAGGCCAAAGGCCCGGTGCGCGTCAGCGATGTCGAAACCGCGCAGAAGGAAATCCTCACCATCGCCCGTCGTATGGCCGAAGCCGGCGAGATCGTGCTCGGTGGCAAGGGCGGCGAGGAAATGATCTAAGCCCATGGATAAGCCTGACGAGTCTGTGACGGATCTGATCCGCGCCCGCGATGTTCGCGGCTTCGAATCCTGGGCGCTGCCCAGCTTCGATCCGCCGAAACCGGAACCCGAGCCTGAGCCGGAACCCGAACCGCCGGAAATGGAAGAAGTGCCGCTGGAAGAAGTCCAGCCACTGACTCTGGAAGAACTCGAAAGCATCCGTCAGGAGGCTTACAACGAGGGCTTCGCCATTGGTGAAAAAGAAGGTTTTCACAGCACCACGCTGAAGGTGCGTCAGGAAGCCGAAACAGCGCTCGCGGCGAAAATCGCCAGCCTTGAAATGCTGATGGCCAACCTGTTCGAACCGATCGCCGAGCAAGACACACAGATTGAAAAGTCACTGGTCGACCTCGTGCAGCACATCACCAAGCAGGTGATCAAGCGCGAACTGGCCATCGATTCGACGCAGATCGAACACGTCATGCGCGATGCCCTCAAGCTGTTGCCGCTGGGCGTGGAAAACGTGCGCCTGTACGTCAATCCGCAGGATTTCGCCCAGGTCAAAGCCCTGCGCGAGCGCCACGAAGAAAGCTGGCGCATCGTCGAAGACGAGTCGCTGTTGCCGGGCGGCTGCCGGGTTGAAACCGAGCACAGCCGCATCGACGCCAGCGTTGAATCGCGGGTGACCCAGGTCATGGCCAAGCTGTTCGACCAGTTGCACGAACAAGCGCTGCACCCGGCAACGCCTGACCTGAGCCTGGAAATTCCTCAAGACACCCCAGCGGCTGTCGACTCTGACGAGCCGCGCGCGGACGCCAGCGATGCGCCTTGAACGCACCAGCTTCGCCAAGCGCCTGAGCACCTACGCCGAGGCCACCGAGATCGCCGGCGCGCCGATCCTTGAAGGTCGGCTGCTGCGCATGGTCGGCCTGACCCTCGAAGCCGAAGGCCTGCGCGCCGCCATGGGCACCCGCTGCATGGTGATCAACGACGACAGCTACCACCCGTCCCAGGTGGAAGCGGAAGTCATGGGTTTTTCCGGCAGCAAAGTCTTTCTCATGCCGGTGGGCAGCGTCGCCGGCATCGCCCCGGGCGCCCGCGTCGTGCCGCTGGCCGATACCGGTCGTCTGCCAATGGGCATGAGCATGCTTGGTCGTGTCCTCGACGGCGCCGGACGCGCGCTGGACGGCAAGGGCGGCATGAAAGCCGAAGACTGGGTGCCGATGGACGGCCCGACGATCAACCCGCTCAACCGTGACCCGATCAGCGTGCCGCTGGACGTCGGCATCCGTTGCATCAACGGTTTGCTGACCGTCGGCCGTGGCCAGCGTCTGGGTCTGTTCGCCGGTACCGGTGTCGGTAAATCGGTGCTGCTGGGCATGATGACCCGCTTCACCGAGGCCGACATCATCGTCGTCGGCCTGATTGGTGAGCGTGGTCGCGAAGTTAAGGAATTCATCGAGCACATCCTCGGTGAAGAAGGCCTCAAGCGTTCGGTGGTAGTCGCCTCGCCAGCGGACGACGCACCGCTGATGCGTATGCGTGCGGCGATGTATTGCACGCGCATCGCCGAGTATTTCCGCGACAAGGGCAAGAACGTGCTGCTGCTGATGGATTCGCTGACCCGTTTCGCCCAGGCCCAGCGGGAAATCGCTCTGGCCATCGGCGAACCGCCGGCGACCAAAGGATATCCGCCCTCGGTGTTCGCCAAACTGCCGAAACTGGTGGAGCGCGCCGGTAACGCGGAGAAGGGCGGCGGTTCGATCACGGCGTTCTACACCGTGCTGTCCGAAGGCGATGACCAGCAGGATCCGATTGCCGACTCGGCGCGGGGCGTGCTCGACGGCCACATCGTGCTGTCGCGACGCCTGGCTGAGGAGGGGCACTATCCGGCGATCGATATCGAGGCCTCGATCAGCCGGGTCATGCCGGCGGTGGTTTCGCCGGATCACATGCAGCGTGCGCAGTACTTCAAGCAGTTGTGGTCGCGCTATCAGCAGAGTCGCGATCTGATCAGCGTCGGCGCTTATGTTGCCGGTGGCGATCGCGAGACCGATCTGGCGATTTCCCTGCAGCCGCAATTGGTCAGGTATCAGCGCCAGGGCCTCAACGACAAAATCACCATGGGTGAAAGCCAGGCCTACCTGGAAACCCTGTTCGCCCCCGCGGCGGGCGGGTAACCGGCCATGGCCGTCAGCCGAGCAGCGCGCCTGGCACCGGTGGTGGAAATGGCCGAGAAGGCCGAAAAAGCCGCCGTGCAACGACTGGGCTA
This genomic interval from Pseudomonas koreensis contains the following:
- the fliF gene encoding flagellar basal-body MS-ring/collar protein FliF codes for the protein MAEAVADNVPAKATPIDGKPPLFGLSFLENLSQMTVLRQVGLLVGLAASVAIGFAVVLWSQQPDYRPLYGSLAGLDAKQVMETLAAADIPYNVEPNSGALLVKADDLSRARMKLAAAGVTPSDGNIGFEILDKEQGLGTSQFMEATRYRRGLEGELARTISSLNNVKGARVHLAIPKSSVFVRDERKPSASVLVELYSGRSLEPGQVVAIINLVATSVPELSKSQITVVDQKGNLLSDQAENSEMTMAGKQFDYSRRMESMLTQRVHNILQPVLGNDRYKAEVSADVDFSAVESTAEQFNPDQPALRSEQSVNEQRTASNGPQGVPGALSNQPPSPASAPQTTGGTAAPAGMIQPGQPLVDANGQQIMDPATGQPMLAPYPADKRLQSTKNFELDRSISHTKQQQGRLNRLSVSVVVDDQVKINPANGETSRAPWSADELARFTRLVQDAVGFDASRGDSVSVINMPFSAERGEVIADIPFYSQPWFWDIVKQVLGVLFILVLVFGVLRPVLNNITGGGKGKELAGLGSDVELGGMGGLDGDLANDRVSLGGPQSILLPSPSEGYDAQLNAIKSLVAEDPGRVAQVVKEWINADE
- the fliG gene encoding flagellar motor switch protein FliG; translation: MSDNRAAAVKLTKVDKAAILLLSLGSTDAAQVLRHMGPKEVQRVGVAMAQMGNVHREQVEQVMSEFVDIVGDQTSLGVGSDDYVRKMLTQALGEDKANGLIDRILLGGNTSGLDSLKWMEPRAVADVIRYEHPQIQAIVVAYLDPDQAGEVLGNFDHKVRLDIILRVSSLNTVQPAALKELNQILEKQFSGNSNASRTTLGGIKRAADIMNFLDSSIEGQLMDSIREVDEDLSGQIEDLMFVFNNLADVDDRGIQALLREVSSDVLVLALKGSDEGVKEKIFKNMSKRAAELLRDDLEAKGPVRVSDVETAQKEILTIARRMAEAGEIVLGGKGGEEMI
- the fliH gene encoding flagellar assembly protein FliH, whose amino-acid sequence is MDKPDESVTDLIRARDVRGFESWALPSFDPPKPEPEPEPEPEPPEMEEVPLEEVQPLTLEELESIRQEAYNEGFAIGEKEGFHSTTLKVRQEAETALAAKIASLEMLMANLFEPIAEQDTQIEKSLVDLVQHITKQVIKRELAIDSTQIEHVMRDALKLLPLGVENVRLYVNPQDFAQVKALRERHEESWRIVEDESLLPGGCRVETEHSRIDASVESRVTQVMAKLFDQLHEQALHPATPDLSLEIPQDTPAAVDSDEPRADASDAP
- the fliI gene encoding flagellar protein export ATPase FliI — translated: MRLERTSFAKRLSTYAEATEIAGAPILEGRLLRMVGLTLEAEGLRAAMGTRCMVINDDSYHPSQVEAEVMGFSGSKVFLMPVGSVAGIAPGARVVPLADTGRLPMGMSMLGRVLDGAGRALDGKGGMKAEDWVPMDGPTINPLNRDPISVPLDVGIRCINGLLTVGRGQRLGLFAGTGVGKSVLLGMMTRFTEADIIVVGLIGERGREVKEFIEHILGEEGLKRSVVVASPADDAPLMRMRAAMYCTRIAEYFRDKGKNVLLLMDSLTRFAQAQREIALAIGEPPATKGYPPSVFAKLPKLVERAGNAEKGGGSITAFYTVLSEGDDQQDPIADSARGVLDGHIVLSRRLAEEGHYPAIDIEASISRVMPAVVSPDHMQRAQYFKQLWSRYQQSRDLISVGAYVAGGDRETDLAISLQPQLVRYQRQGLNDKITMGESQAYLETLFAPAAGG